The proteins below come from a single Sorghum bicolor cultivar BTx623 chromosome 4, Sorghum_bicolor_NCBIv3, whole genome shotgun sequence genomic window:
- the LOC8066511 gene encoding ATP-dependent helicase BRM isoform X1 translates to MQPSGGPSGSSRGSPASSPHPDQQQPPTPASAQQQAQQLGFRGQGMMHHHEQQQAFQSGAPHAMMGPGGVSFPQSSGPVSPFQGQRNLPMSGGPQGMVGGQVHNQVAMQQQFLKLAMQQQQQKAAQGMLLQQQQAKMNMVGSSSRDQDMLNNPAKMQELMALHQAQAQAQMFKRQCEQKEQGQSSSSEQRSGDMRPPMPPQGVPGQQLPSMGMIRPMQPVQGQVGMGSAGGGPITPAQFQAIQAWAKEHNFDLSNPANMSAISQLLPIWQANRMAAMQKQNEANMAAQQQAMPSQVNSDTPGHGNAPSQGALLKPRQPLPPSSVSGGEEAKVVNPSNLQLQQQLSVHNRDGSNERAVRSPMTGGNSAQTMHIPQSSGHVSKVPEQSNPKNVLSNSEAMQMQHVRQMQQLNQPAAPTSTPGEAGGSQVSTPSARPQTGQTGFTKNQLHVLKAQILAFRRLKRGDRLPPEVLELIVSGRPPDSQGGPQQVSGPQATHNREKPGVSNADEHGRQMESGDKAPEKPALLKGPCLPKVEVSASEDKASPASGPGPMQVMKASPKEPLKIGPVSVPEHSNTTVIKSEQELERSIQRTPGRSDYNAERGKSVPAESGSADAEQAKRTGSTSSAPAPRDVPRKYHGPLFDFPSFTRRHDSMGPANYNSNLSLGYDVKDLLAQEGMIVLGKKREDNLKKISGLLAINLERKRIRPDLVLRLQIEEKKLKLLEHQARLRDEVEHEQQEIMAMPDRIYRKFVRQCERQRVELARQVQQMQRASREKQLKSIFQWRKKLLEAHWAIRDARITRNRGVAKYHERMLREFSKKKDDDRNKRMEALKNNDVERYRQILLEQQTSVPGDAAQRYNVLSSFLTQTEEYLYKLGGKITAAKSQQQVEEAANAAAAAARAQGLSEEEVKAAAQCAGQEVMIRNTFSEMNAPRDNTSVNKYYTLAHAVSERVTKQPSLLRAGTLRDYQLVGLQWMLSLYNNKLNGILADEMGLGKTVQVMALIAYLMEFKGNYGPHLIIVPNAVLVNWKSELLNWLPSASCIFYVGAKDQRQKLFSQEVMAMKFNVLVTTYEFVMFDRSKLSRVDWKYIIIDEAQRMKDRDSVLARDLDRYRCQRRLLLTGTPLQNDLKELWSLLNLLLPEVFDSSKAFSDWFSKPFQRDGPTHSEEEDDWLETEKKVIIIHRLHQILEPFMLRRRVEDVEGSLPRKDSIVLRCRMSAVQGAIYDWIKSTGTIRVDPEDEKRRAQRNPMYQVKTYKNLNNKCMELRKVCNHPLLTYPFLNHGKDFMIRSCGKLWNLDRILIKLHKAGHRVLLFSTMTKLLDIMEDYLQWRRLVYRRIDGTTSLEDRESAIVDFNRPGSDCFIFLLSIRAAGRGLNLQSADTVVIYDPDPNPQNEEQAVARAHRIGQTREVKVIYMEAVVDNISSYQKEDELRNGGSADLEDDLAGKDRYMGSIESLIRNNIQQYKIDMADEVINAGRFDQRTTHEERRMTLETLLHDEERYQDSVHDVPSLQEVNRMIARTESEVELFDQMDEDFDWTGDMTKHHQIPKWLRVNSTEVDAVVASLSKKPSRNMSSGGIALDTNETPEKRRGRPKGTGKYSIYREIDDEDLEESDEDSEERNTASLPEEGEVGEFEDEDNDDSIPDNKDESEEEPVNDDVYEFTEGLRSRKANRMEEAGSTGSSSGSRRLPPPVPSSSSKKLRSLSALDARPVSSSKRTPDDLEEGEIAMSGDSHMDLQQSGSWNHERDDGEDEQVLQPKIKRKRSIRLRPKPNAEKQEDRSGEGVFPQHGIHLAFQGDGHYDSQFKSNLDVRAFTCPAARQQDTVHPIVKQKRNMPSRKVSPASRSGKLTYMSGSGEGSAERSKENWNSKAIDSTPPEFRGTKMSDSMQRKCKNVISKLWRRIDKEGHQIIPNISSWWRRNENSSFRGPAGSTLDLQKIEQRVDGFEYGAVTEFIADMQQMLKSVVQHFSYRHEVRIEAETLHNLFFNIMKIAFPDSDFSEAKNAMSFSNPGGAASGAAAQSSKHTASVHKRRASASEAEQHGSGHSRHNQSSEVPSRPHSSRSERDPRHSGSSSRDQLQDGAGLLHPSDMFIVKKKRQDRARSSIGSPSSSGRAGPLSPANPGRPGPVPSPRGARTPFQRDPHPSQQSMHSAGWGAHSDQGGSSSAPGIGDIQWAKPAKRLRTDSGKRRPSLM, encoded by the exons ATGCAGCCCAGCGGGGGGCCCTCCGGCAGCTCCCGGGGCTCGCCAGCGTCGTCGCCGCACCCGGACCAGCAGCAGCCGCCGACCCCGGCGTCCGCGCAGCAGCAGGCGCagcagctagggtttagaggccAG GGAATGATGCATCACCATGAACAGCAGCAAGCCTTCCAATCTGGTGCGCCGCATGCCATGATGGGACCAGGGGGTGTGAGCTTCCCTCAGTCGTCTGGTCCAGTGTCACCGTTCCAGGGTCAGAGGAACCTGCCAATGTCAGGTGGACCGCAGGGCATGGTCGGTGGTCAGGTGCACAATCAGGTtgcaatgcagcaacagttcctGAAGCTTgcgatgcagcagcagcagcagaaggcGGCCCAGGGGATGCtcctccagcagcagcaggccaaGATGAATATGGTGGGTTCATCCTCAAGAGACCAGGACATGCTTAACAACCCTGCCAAAATGCAGGAGCTTATGGCCCTTCATCAGGCCCAGGCCCAGGCTCAGATGTTTAAGCGGCAGTGTGAGCAGAAAGAGCAGGGGCAATCAAGCAGTAGTGAGCAAAGAAGTGGCGATATGAGGCCTCCTATGCCTCCTCAAGGAGTCCCTGGACAGCAGTTGCCATCAATGGGTATGATCAGGCCCATGCAGCCAGTGCAAGGCCAGGTGGGCATGGGCAGCGCCGGTGGCGGCCCGATAACACCTGCGCAGTTTCAAGCCATCCAAGCCTGGGCAAAAGAGCACAACTTTGACCTGTCCAATCCTGCAAACATGAGTGCAATTTCTCAACTCCTGCCAATCTGGCAGGCCAACAGGATGGCAGCTATGCAGAAGCAGAATGAGGCAAACATGgctgcacagcagcaagcaatgCCCTCTCAGGTGAACAGTGACACCCCAGGGCACGGTAACGCTCCAAGCCAGGGTGCCCTACTGAAGCCCCGGCAACCCCTTCCCCCCAGCTCAGTTTCTGGTGGAGAAGAGGCTAAGGTAGTGAATCCGAGCAACTTGCAGTTGCAACAGCAGTTGTCTGTGCACAACAGGGATGGTTCAAATGAAAGGGCTGTGAGGTCACCTATGACAGGGGGCAATAGTGCCCAAACGATGCATATCCCCCAAAGTTCTGGACATGTGAGTAAGGTTCCTGAGCAATCCAATCCAAAAAATGTTCTTTCAAATTCAGAAGCAATGCAGATGCAGCATGTCAGACAGATGCAACAGCTTAACCAGCCTGCTGCCCCCACATCTACCCCTGGTGAAGCAGGAGGATCACAGGTCTCAACTCCAAGTGCTCGGCCACAAACAGGGCAAACGGGTTTCACCAAAAATCAACTTCATGTACTCAAGGCTCAGATATTAGCTTTCCGGCGTTTAAAG CGTGGTGATCGACTCCCGCCTGAAGTTCTTGAATTAATTGTATCTGGCCGCCCTCCTGATTCACAAGGAGGACCGCAACAAGTTTCAGGACCTCAGGCAACACATAATCGTGAAAAGCCTGGTGTAAGCAATGCTGATGAACATGGAAGGCAGATGGAGAGTGGTGACAAAGCTCCCGAAAAACCTGCATTGTTGAAGGGACCCTGTTTACCAAAGGTGGAGGTTTCTGCTTCAGAAGACAAAGCTAGTCCTGCCAGTGGTCCTGGTCCCATGCAAGTGATGAAAGCTTCACCGAAAGAACCTCTTAAAATTGGACCAGTTTCTGTACCAGAGCATAGTAACACTACTGTGATTAAATCTGAGCAGGAGCTTGAACGGAGTATCCAGAGAACACCTGGGAGAAGTGATTACAATGCTGAGAGGGGTAAATCTGTACCAGCAGAAAGTGGTTCAGCGGATGCTGAGCAGGCAAAAAGGACTGGCTCCACAAGCAGTGCCCCAGCTCCAAGAGATGTTCCCAGAAAATACCATGGCCCATTATTCGATTTCCCGTCCTTCACTAGGAGACACGATTCGATGGGACCTGCAAATTACAACAGCAATCTGTCACTAGGTTATGATGTGAAAGATTTGTTAGCTCAGGAGGGGATGATAGTTCTTGGTAAGAAACGTGAGGATAACTTAAAAAAGATAAGCGGTTTGCTTGCAATTAATCTAGAGAGGAAAAGAATCCGACCTGATCTTGTCTTGAGGCTACAGATTGAAGAAAAGAAACTCAAACTCCTAGAGCATCAGGCTCGTCTAAGGGACGAAGTTGAGCATGAACAACAAGAAATTATGGCAATGCCAGATAGGATATACAGAAAATTTGTCAGGCAATGCGAACGCCAACGTGTTGAGCTTGCAAGGCAAGTTCAGCAGATGCAGAGAGCTTCAAGAGAGAAGCAGCTGAAATCCATTTTCCAGTGGCGCAAGAAGCTTTTGGAGGCACATTGGGCCATTCGTGATGCTCGAATAACTCGTAATCGAGGGGTGGCCAAGTACCATGAAAGGATGTTGAGAGAATTCTCAAAGAAGAAAGATGATGATCGGAACAAAAGAATGGAGGCATTGAAAAACAATGATGTGGAAAGATACCGTCAAATATTGTTGGAACAGCAGACTAGTGTTCCGGGTGATGCAGCTCAAAGATACAATGTCCTATCTTCTTTCTTGACCCAGACTGAAGAGTACCTTTATAAACTAGGAGGAAAAATAACTGCTGCCAAGAGTCAGCAACAAGTAGAAGAGGCAGCAaatgctgcagctgcagctgcacgGGCACAG GGCCTGTCTGAGGAAGAAGTGAAGGCTGCTGCACAATGTGCTGGTCAGGAGGTTATGATAAGGAACACATTCTCTGAGATGAATGCGCCAAGGGATAATACATCTGTTAACAA GTACTATACTTTAGCCCATGCTGTAAGTGAGAGAGTTACGAAGCAGCCATCACTGTTGCGAGCAGGAACTTTAAGGGACTACCAACTG GTGGGCCTACAGTGGATGCTTTCTTTGTACAATAATAAGTTGAATGGCATTTTGGCTGATGAGATGGGTCTTGGCAAGACTGTACAG GTCATGGCATTGATTGCGTACCTGATGGAATTTAAAGGGAATTATGGCCCTCATCTCATAATAGTGCCAAATGCTGTCTTGGTCAATTGGAAG AGCGAGCTGCTAAATTGGTTACCATCTGCATCTTGCATCTTTTATGTTGGTGCAAAGGACCAAAGGCAGAAGTTGTTCTCTCAA GAGGTTATGGCCATGAAATTTAATGTTCTTGTAACAACATATGAATTTGTTATGTTTGACCGTTCCAAGCTTTCAAGGGTTGATTGGAAGTATATTATAATTGACGAGGCGCAGCGGATGAAGGACAGAGACTCCGTTCTGGCGCGTGATCTTGATCGCTATCGCTGCCAGCGGCGCCTCCTTCTCACCGGTACTCCTCTACAG AATGATCTCAAGGAGCTTTGGTCCCTCTTGAATTTGTTGCTTCCAGAAGTATTTGACAGTAGCAAGGCATTTTCAGACTGGTTCTCTAAGCCTTTTCAGAGGGATGGTCCTACACATAGTGAAGAAGAGGATGATTGGCTTGAGACAGAGAAGAAAGTAATAATAATTCACAGGCTGCATCAGATTTTGGAACCTTTTATGCTACGTAGGCGTGTGGAAGATGTTGAAGGATCACTTCCACGGAAG GATTCCATTGTTTTGAGATGCAGAATGTCTGCTGTTCAAGGAGCTATATATGATTGGATCAAGTCTACTGGTACCATTAGAGTTGATCCTGAAGATGAGAAAAGGCGTGCACAACGGAATCCCATGTACCAGGTCAAGACTTACAAGAATCTCAACAACAAGTGCATGGAGCTAAGGAAAGTTTGTAATCATCCTCTGCTGACATATCCATTCTTAAATCATGGGAAAGATTTTATGATTAGATCTTGCGGGAAGTTGTGGAATCTTGATAGAATTTTAATTAAGCTTCACAAGGCAGGTCATCGTGTACTCCTTTTTAGCACAATGACAAAGCTTCTTGACATCATGGAGGACTATTTGCAGTGGAGACGACTTGTTTATAGGCGAATTGATGGAACAACAAGCTTGGAAGATCGAGAGTCAGCAATTGTTGACTTCAACAGGCCTGGTTCTGATTGTTTTATATTCTTGCTTAGTATTCGTGCTGCTGGTAGGGGTCTGAATCTTCAGAGTGCAGACACTGTTGTAATATATGACCCTGATCCAAATCCACAAAATGAGGAGCAAGCAGTTGCTAGGGCCCATCGTATAGGGCAGACTAGGGAGGTAAAGGTTATTTACATGGAAGCTGTTGTTGATAACATATCAAGTTATCAGAAAGAGGATGAATTGAGAAATGGAGGGAGTGCAGATTTGGAGGATGATCTTGCTGGAAAAGACAGATACATGGGATCAATTGAAAGTCTCATCCGCAACAATATCCAACAATACAAAATTGATATGGCAGATGAGGTCATTAATGCTGGTCgttttgatcaaagaacaacccATGAGGAAAGGCGGATGACTCTGGAGACACTCCTGCATGATGAAGAGAGATATCAAGACTCTGTTCATGATGTTCCTTCATTACAGGAAGTAAACCGTATGATTGCTAGGACTGAAAGTGAAGTCGAGCTTTTTGATCAGATGGACGAAGACTTCGATTGGACAGGTGATATGACGAAACATCATCAGATTCCAAAGTGGCTTCGTGTTAACTCCACTGAAGTAGATGCTGTGGTGGCGAGTCTGTCCAAAAAGCCGTCAAGAAATATGTCATCTGGGGGCATTGCTTTAGACACTAATGAAACACCTGAGAAAAGAAGGGGGCGGCCAAAGGGTACTGGCAAGTACTCCATCTACAGGGAAATCGATGATGAAGATCTTGAAGAATCTGATGAAGATTCTGAGGAGAGGAATACTGCATCCCTACCTGAAGAAGGGGAGGTAGGGGAATTCGAAGATGAAGACAATGATGATTCGATACCTGATAACAAGGATGAATCAGAGGAAGAGCCTGTGAATGATGATGTATATGAATTTACTGAAGGACTAAGAAGCAGAAAAGCTAATAGGATGGAAGAAGCTGGTTCAACAGGCTCTTCTTCTGGAAGCAGGAGATTACCACCACCTGTACCTTCGTCATCTTCTAAAAAATTGCGGTCTCTATCTGCATTAGATGCCCGCCCTGTCTCTTCGTCAAAGAGAACT CCGGATGACCTAGAGGAAGGTGAGATTGCAATGTCTGGGGACTCACATATGGACCTCCAGCAGTCTGGGAGCTGGAATCATGAGCGTGATGACGGTGAGGATGAACAGGTACTGCAACCAAAGATAAAACGCAAGCGAAGTATTCGTCTTCGTCCAAAACCTAATGCAGAAAAGCAGGAAGATAGATCTGGAGAAGGGGTCTTCCCTCAGCATGGTATTCATCTTGCATTTCAAGGAGATGGTCATTATGATTCACAATTTAAGTCTAACCTAGATGTCCGTGCTTTTACTTGTCCAGCTGCCAGGCAGCAAGACACAGTTCATCCTATAGTGAAACAGAAGCGCAACATGCCATCTAGGAAGGTTTCACCAGCTTCTAGGTCGGGGAAATTGACTTACATGTCTGGGTCTGGTGAGGGATCTGCTGAACGCTCCAAGGAAAATTGGAACAGTAAGGCCATTGATTCCACCCCCCCTGAGTTCCGTGGCACAAAGATGTCTGACAGTATGCAAAGAAAG TGCAAAAATGTGATAAGCAAGCTTTGGAGGAGGATTGACAAAGAAGGTCATCAAATCATACCTAATATATCTTCTTGGTGGCGGAGGAATGAAAATTCCTCATTCAGAGGTCCGGCTGGTAGCACCCTGGACCTACAAAAAATCGAACAGCGAGTTGATGGATTCGAGTATGGCGCTGTAACTGAATTCATAGCGGACATGCAACAGATGTTGAAAAGTGTGGTTCAGCACTTCAGCTATAGGCATGAG GTCCGGATAGAGGCTGAGACCCTCCATAACTTATTTTTCAACATAATGAAGATTGCCTTCCCAGATTCAGACTTCAGCGAAGCTAAGAATGCAATGTCATTTTCGAATCCTGGAGGAGCTGCAAGTGGTGCTGCTGCCCAATCGTCAAAGCACACCGCATCAGTCCATAAGCGCAGAGCCAGTGCCAGTGAAGCAGAGCAGCATGGCTCGGGACATAGCAGGCATAATCAATCCAGCGAGGTTCCCAGCCGGCCCCACAGTTCCAGATCAGAGAGAGACCCCAGACATTCTGGATCCAGCAGCAGGGATCAGCTCCAGGATGGTGCTGGGTTGTTGCACCCTAGCGATATGTTCATCGTTAAGAAGAAAAGACAAGATCGGGCAAGGAGCAGCATTGGGTCCCCCTCCAGTTCAGGCCGAGCTGGACCTCTCTCACCAGCCAACCCTGGGCGGCCAGGCCCAGTCCCCTCACCCAGAGGTGCCAGGACGCCCTTCCAAAGGGATCCACACCCATCTCAGCAGTCGATGCATTCCGCTGGATGGGGCGCGCATTCAGATCAAGGAGGAAGTTCTTCAGCACCCGGCATTGGAGACATCCAGT